A DNA window from Amphiprion ocellaris isolate individual 3 ecotype Okinawa chromosome 8, ASM2253959v1, whole genome shotgun sequence contains the following coding sequences:
- the LOC111568974 gene encoding transcription factor HES-2-like, producing the protein MSPNMTCEALQSFSPRMTVAKRKEALELRKTMKPLMEKRRRARINDSLNHLKNLILPLTGRDKTRYSKLEKADILEMTVRFLGDIPPVNTKNSAESYREGYKACLQRVSSLLPKTSLDQDACQRVNDFVQQSMSATVTPTCLNCCAQSSRTFPQIHQRLLSLKSSFSSRPELQSRCGGGAVAPSRAQSGPQPVSAAMWRPW; encoded by the exons ATGTCTCCAAACATGACCTGTGAAGCTCTCCAGTCTTTTTCTCCACGAATGACTGTTGCCAAAAGGAAGGAGGCTCTTGAGCTCAGAAAG ACTATGAAACCGCTGATGGAGAAAAGAAGGCGCGCTCGTATCAACGACAGCCTGAACCACTTGAAAAACCTCATCCTTCCCCTCACAGGCAGAGAT AAAACTCGCTACTCCAAGCTTGAGAAAGCAGACATCCTGGAGATGACTGTGAGGTTCCTCGGTGACATTCCACCCGTTAACACCAAAA ATTCCGCAGAGAGCTACAGAGAAGGCTACAAAGCCTGCCTCCAGCGCGTCTCCTCCCTGCTTCCTAAAACCAGCCTGGACCAGGACGCGTGCCAGCGGGTCAACGACTTCGTGCAGCAGTCCATGTCTGCCACAGTCACCCCAACCTGCCTGAACTGCTGCGCTCAGAGCTCCAGGACTTTCCCTCAGATCCATCAGAGACTCCTGAGCCTgaaatccagcttcagctccagaccGGAGCTCCAGTCCCGCTGCGGAGGAGGCGCAGTGGCTCCCAGCAGAGCGCAGTCAGGCCCGCAGCCCGTTAGCGCCGCGATGTGGAGACCCTGGTAG
- the hes2.1 gene encoding transcription factor HES-2, whose protein sequence is MSPSITTEASQPLPARSTVAQRKQANELRKTLKPLLEKRRRARINDSLNHLKSLILPLVGKDNARYSKLEKADILEMTVRFLRDLPSSPVKDSADSYREGYKACLQRVSSLLPKTSLDQDACQRVNDFVQQSMSATVTPTCLNCCAQSSRTFPQIQQRLLSLKSSFSSRPELQSRSAVAPSRAQSGPQAGSAAMWRPW, encoded by the exons ATGAGTCCCAGCATCACCACCGAGGCCAGCCAGCCTCTCCCTGCCAGGTCCACCGTGGCCCAGAGAAAGCAAGCAAACGAACTGAGAAAG ACTCTGAAACCCTTGTTGGAAAAAAGAAGACGTGCTCGTATCAATGACAGTCTCAATCATCTGAAGAGCCTCATTCTGCCACTTGTTGGCAAAGACAACGCACGTTACTCCAAACTTGAGAAAGCTGATATTCTGGAAATGACTGTCCGCTTCCTCAGAGACCTTCCCTCCTCTCCAGTCAAAG ACTCCGCAGACAGCTACAGAGAAGGCTACAAAGCCTGCCTCCAGCGCGTCTCCTCCCTGCTTCCTAAAACCAGCCTGGACCAGGACGCGTGCCAGCGGGTCAACGACTTCGTGCAGCAGTCCATGTCTGCCACAGTCACCCCAACCTGCCTGAACTGCTGCGCTCAGAGCTCCAGGACTTTCCCTCAGATCCAGCAGAGACTCCTGAGCCTgaaatccagcttcagctccagaccGGAGCTCCAGTCCCGCAGCGCAGTGGCTCCCAGCAGAGCGCAGTCAGGCCCGCAGGCTGGCAGCGCTGCCATGTGGAGACCCTGGTAG